One window of the Nitrososphaerota archaeon genome contains the following:
- a CDS encoding TerC family protein: MEEWSITFWIAFHLLIGIFLLIDLTTRGRDPEVTFRKDVMWSIIWIVVGLAFGTYVFWHYGHEEGLKYITAYVVEKSLSVDNLFVFLVIFSYFGVPFVHQHKTLFIGILCAIVFRGAFIVTGIALLERFHWMVYIFGGVLLYSGYKLIRSGLEEVDPEKNRIVRLAKSVLPISPNYVGGRFFVKESNKIVFTPLILVLLAIETTDIMFALDSVPAVLAVTEEFFTAYTSNIMAILGLRALYFVLARALRRLTYLSKGLAIVLTFLGFKFILSGFDVTVPTPLSLSIVLGIISVSALLSLIKK, encoded by the coding sequence TTGGAAGAATGGAGCATAACATTCTGGATCGCCTTCCACCTATTGATCGGCATCTTCTTACTAATCGATCTTACAACACGTGGGAGGGATCCAGAAGTCACGTTTAGGAAGGATGTGATGTGGAGCATCATATGGATAGTTGTAGGATTAGCATTCGGCACCTACGTCTTCTGGCACTACGGCCACGAAGAGGGTCTCAAGTATATTACTGCATACGTTGTAGAAAAGTCGCTGAGCGTAGATAACCTATTTGTCTTCTTAGTGATATTCAGTTACTTTGGTGTGCCATTTGTTCACCAGCATAAGACTCTATTCATAGGCATATTATGCGCTATAGTCTTCAGAGGCGCTTTTATAGTCACAGGTATAGCGCTTCTAGAACGCTTCCATTGGATGGTTTACATATTTGGTGGTGTTCTACTTTACTCAGGCTATAAACTTATCAGAAGCGGGTTAGAAGAAGTGGACCCCGAAAAGAATAGAATAGTTAGATTAGCTAAGAGTGTGCTTCCTATATCGCCTAACTACGTAGGTGGTAGATTTTTTGTCAAAGAAAGCAATAAAATAGTCTTCACACCGCTGATCTTAGTGCTTCTAGCCATCGAGACGACAGACATAATGTTCGCTTTAGACTCTGTGCCAGCTGTTCTTGCTGTTACAGAAGAGTTCTTCACAGCCTACACCTCGAACATTATGGCGATACTCGGTTTGAGAGCACTCTACTTTGTTTTAGCTAGGGCGTTGCGTAGACTTACCTATCTGAGCAAAGGCTTAGCAATAGTTCTAACCTTCCTTGGTTTCAAATTCATCTTAAGCGGTTTTGATGTGACCGTGCCTACCCCGCTCTCCCTCTCAATCGTTTTAGGCATCATTTCTGTTTCCGCTTTACTCTCATTGATCAAAAAATAA
- a CDS encoding PH domain-containing protein — MFEPAYLLIPIIAFFAPIIAATCFVFYWSSRYYQSITFRLTGDEVVVERGVWWRIKSTVPYARVMSVEVVQGPISRRLGIATVDIHTAGYTGVAGGTAGPKSRRAEASIIHISNYSEVREKVLSLV, encoded by the coding sequence ATATTTGAGCCAGCATATCTTCTCATACCCATCATAGCGTTCTTCGCCCCCATTATAGCTGCGACTTGCTTTGTCTTCTACTGGTCTTCACGCTACTACCAATCCATAACATTCCGTCTAACGGGCGATGAAGTTGTTGTTGAGCGGGGTGTATGGTGGAGGATAAAAAGTACGGTACCCTACGCTAGGGTAATGTCGGTAGAGGTGGTGCAGGGCCCTATCTCTAGAAGGTTAGGTATAGCGACAGTTGACATACACACAGCAGGCTACACAGGTGTAGCAGGAGGTACTGCTGGTCCAAAGAGTAGAAGAGCAGAAGCATCGATCATCCACATCTCAAACTACTCCGAAGTCAGAGAGAAGGTGTTGAGCCTGGTT
- a CDS encoding DNA topoisomerase I has translation MRWTTLVHNGVAFPPEYEPKGIKVGLRGDWIVPSPIVEEMLYAWAKKKDTPYVKDEVFQKNFLESLRPHLPPSYRDITFSEIDLSEYYKAIEEEKRAKESMSKEEKKRLAQERKKKREELKAKYGYATVDGITVEVLNWMVEPPGIFMGRGNHPLRGKWKERVKPEDVVLNLGEDAPIPEGRWGGIVHDHTSMWLAKWVDKIDPSKNKYVWLSEASFLRQQQDYLKYEAAAKLEKKIDRIRRAIKKMLSSKRKEIRKIATVCYLIDALAMRVGDEKDEDEADTVGATTLRVEHVKLNQRGIEFDFLGKDSVRWQKTIDDPDPHLVENFKEFMRGKKPEDQIFDGVTSEKVNSFLKKFDKDLTAKVFRTYIATKTVKDFLEQRNGTLKDEEDFVKLYYAKLANLEAAVKCNHKRTPPKNWDESMRKKEERLAKLLATPTPKTEKGRLRLEQRIRKAKLQLELAKATKEYNLNTSLKNYIDPRVYYRWAKKVGLDWKLIYPKSLQRKFLWVESKTPLIKVKGNK, from the coding sequence ATGCGTTGGACGACTCTGGTGCACAATGGTGTAGCCTTCCCACCTGAGTATGAGCCTAAGGGCATAAAAGTTGGTTTGAGAGGTGATTGGATCGTACCAAGCCCTATAGTTGAGGAGATGCTTTATGCTTGGGCTAAGAAGAAGGATACACCCTATGTTAAAGACGAGGTCTTTCAAAAGAACTTCCTCGAATCTCTGAGACCACACCTACCTCCTTCTTACCGCGATATAACATTCAGCGAGATAGACCTCTCTGAGTACTATAAGGCGATAGAGGAGGAGAAAAGAGCCAAGGAGTCTATGAGTAAAGAGGAGAAGAAGCGGCTAGCCCAAGAGCGGAAGAAGAAGCGTGAGGAGCTCAAAGCGAAGTACGGCTACGCTACAGTTGACGGCATAACAGTGGAGGTTCTTAACTGGATGGTTGAGCCTCCGGGCATCTTTATGGGTAGAGGCAATCACCCCCTACGTGGTAAATGGAAGGAGCGTGTTAAGCCAGAAGATGTCGTGCTAAACCTAGGTGAGGATGCACCTATACCAGAGGGGCGTTGGGGTGGCATAGTGCACGATCATACAAGCATGTGGCTTGCTAAGTGGGTTGATAAGATCGACCCTAGTAAGAATAAGTATGTGTGGTTGTCCGAAGCTTCTTTCTTAAGGCAGCAGCAAGACTACCTAAAGTATGAGGCAGCAGCGAAACTTGAGAAGAAGATTGATAGAATCAGAAGGGCGATAAAGAAGATGCTCTCATCTAAAAGAAAGGAGATTAGGAAAATAGCAACGGTATGTTATTTGATAGACGCTTTAGCTATGAGGGTGGGTGACGAAAAGGATGAAGACGAGGCTGATACTGTAGGTGCCACTACACTCAGAGTTGAGCACGTCAAGCTGAATCAGCGCGGCATAGAATTTGACTTCCTCGGTAAGGATAGCGTAAGGTGGCAGAAGACTATCGATGATCCAGATCCACATCTTGTAGAGAACTTTAAGGAGTTTATGAGAGGAAAGAAGCCCGAAGATCAGATATTTGACGGCGTCACATCAGAAAAGGTTAACAGTTTCCTGAAGAAGTTCGATAAAGATCTTACCGCGAAGGTCTTCCGCACCTACATAGCGACAAAGACGGTCAAAGACTTCCTTGAGCAGAGGAACGGCACCCTTAAAGACGAAGAGGACTTCGTGAAACTCTACTACGCCAAGCTTGCAAATCTAGAAGCGGCTGTAAAATGTAATCACAAACGAACACCCCCAAAGAATTGGGATGAGAGTATGAGGAAGAAGGAGGAGCGTCTAGCGAAACTTCTGGCCACACCCACACCTAAGACTGAGAAAGGTAGACTGAGGCTTGAGCAGAGGATTAGGAAAGCGAAGCTCCAACTAGAGCTCGCAAAAGCCACCAAAGAGTATAATTTGAACACCTCTCTCAAGAACTACATAGACCCGCGTGTCTACTACCGCTGGGCTAAGAAAGTCGGGTTAGATTGGAAGCTCATCTATCCAAAGTCGCTGCAGCGCAAATTCCTTTGGGTTGAAAGCAAGACCCCTCTAATAAAGGTGAAGGGAAATAAATAG
- a CDS encoding arginine decarboxylase, pyruvoyl-dependent, with the protein MFVPSMIFLTKGVGRHKERLASFELALRDAGIAFCNLVHVSSIFPPSCKLVSREVGLRKLKPGQITFCVMSRIDTNEPNRLIAAAIGVAIPQDKRLYGYLSEHSAYGQTQEKAGEYAEDLAASMLASTMGADFDIERSYDARREIWRISGKVVKTRHIVQSAEGDKNGLWTTAIAAAIML; encoded by the coding sequence ATGTTCGTACCAAGCATGATCTTCTTGACCAAGGGTGTAGGTAGGCACAAGGAGAGGCTGGCGAGCTTCGAGCTAGCTCTAAGAGACGCTGGGATAGCCTTCTGCAACCTGGTCCACGTATCGAGCATCTTCCCACCTTCCTGTAAGCTGGTCTCCAGAGAGGTTGGGCTAAGGAAGCTGAAGCCAGGTCAGATAACCTTCTGTGTTATGAGTAGAATAGATACCAACGAACCAAATAGGCTCATCGCGGCAGCAATAGGTGTAGCTATTCCTCAGGATAAGAGGCTCTATGGCTACCTTTCAGAACATTCTGCGTACGGTCAGACTCAGGAGAAGGCTGGGGAGTACGCTGAGGATCTAGCCGCTTCTATGCTTGCTTCAACTATGGGTGCAGACTTCGACATAGAGCGTAGCTACGATGCTCGCAGAGAGATCTGGCGCATTTCTGGTAAAGTGGTTAAGACTAGGCACATCGTTCAGTCAGCTGAGGGCGACAAGAACGGTCTCTGGACCACGGCAATAGCCGCAGCAATAATGCTCTAA
- a CDS encoding DNA primase, protein MVRHLSFKSEGELKAHLVKEAPRSVYYSIAYYYDPTLPMQEKGWKGADIAFDIDCDDLNLECKKEHDIWICSSCGARGKGSKPKRCRCGSTSFKQLNWVCSNCLEGAKEEVKKLIEILVSDLGLTKKQIKVYFSGSKGYHVTVEGTDFEYLDQLGRMELADYVCGRGLLPEFIGVAKASSVDDLWRRLPIVGESGWRGRVAEYFADNNRVDPREKIIEIYAKSGYRGFKKVLEECVKKMGVTIDSNVTTDIHRILRLPGTLHNETGLIKKRVASLDSFDPLVDAVAFGDDHIEVEVIYAPSFTLLDQRYYLEPAQKVKLPLAAAVYLLGQGLAKLV, encoded by the coding sequence ATGGTTAGGCACCTATCATTCAAGAGCGAGGGGGAGCTAAAAGCCCATCTAGTGAAAGAGGCGCCGAGGTCGGTCTACTACTCCATAGCCTACTACTACGACCCCACCCTACCTATGCAAGAAAAAGGGTGGAAGGGCGCAGACATAGCCTTCGACATAGACTGCGACGACTTAAATCTTGAGTGTAAAAAAGAACACGACATATGGATCTGCAGCAGCTGCGGCGCAAGAGGAAAGGGAAGTAAACCCAAGCGATGTAGATGCGGAAGCACCTCTTTCAAGCAGCTGAACTGGGTCTGCTCAAACTGCTTAGAGGGCGCCAAAGAAGAGGTTAAGAAGTTAATCGAGATTCTTGTTAGCGATCTTGGTCTTACAAAGAAGCAGATAAAAGTCTACTTCTCTGGGAGCAAAGGCTACCACGTTACTGTGGAGGGAACAGACTTCGAGTACTTAGATCAGTTGGGTAGAATGGAGCTGGCTGATTATGTGTGCGGAAGAGGTCTATTGCCTGAATTCATCGGTGTAGCTAAAGCATCAAGTGTAGACGATTTGTGGAGAAGGCTCCCTATTGTAGGCGAATCTGGTTGGAGAGGTAGGGTAGCGGAATACTTTGCTGACAACAATAGAGTCGACCCTAGGGAGAAGATAATAGAGATTTACGCAAAATCGGGATATCGTGGGTTCAAGAAGGTACTTGAAGAATGTGTAAAGAAGATGGGCGTAACTATAGATAGCAACGTAACCACCGACATACATAGAATACTCCGCCTACCTGGAACACTACATAACGAGACAGGGTTGATCAAAAAAAGAGTAGCTTCGCTGGACTCCTTCGACCCTCTTGTTGACGCCGTTGCATTCGGTGACGATCATATTGAAGTTGAGGTGATCTACGCACCTTCCTTCACTCTTCTAGACCAGCGCTACTATCTTGAACCCGCGCAGAAAGTTAAACTACCACTTGCAGCAGCAGTCTACCTACTCGGGCAAGGTTTGGCGAAGCTGGTGTAG